AGCGGCGGCGGCATAGGCCTCATGATGCGCAAGTATGGACTCTCGGCCGACAACGTCCTCGACGCCAGCATGGTCGACGCCGACGGGAACCTGCTGGCGAACAAGAATGCCATGGGGGACGACCTCTTTTGGGCCatccgcggcggcggtggcgggaacTTCGGCATCGTGCTGGCGTGGAAGCTAAGGCTTGTACCGGTCCCACCGAAGGTGACCTTCCTCAAAGTCGCCAAGACCATGGACCAGGGCGCCGTCGACGCGGTGACCAAATGGCAAACGCTCGCCCCGGTGCTCCCCGACGACCTCAGCGTACGTGTCGTCATCCAAAAGAGTCAGGCCAACTTCCAGTCCCTATACCTCGGCAACTGCAGCACGGTGGTGGCCACGATGCGCAGCCGGTTCCCGGAGCTCGGGGTGACGAGCGCGGACTGCAAGGAGATGAGCTGGCTGCAGTACACTGCGTACATATACTTCGGTGAGGCCGTCAACAGCAAGCCACTGGAGGCGCTCCTCCTCAACCGGTCCACGACCTTAGGCCCCTTCGTTAAGAACAAGTCCGACTACGTCAAGAAAGCCCTCACCAAGGAGACCTGGAAGAAGATCTTCCTCTGGCCCAATGGTGCGGGGTCGGGGCAGCTCATCCTCGAGCCGCACGGCGGAATAATGGGCCGCATCTCCGCCGCCAAGAACCCATTCCCGCACCGGAGCAGCGTGCTCTACAACATCCAGTACGTGGAGCTATGGAATGGTAAAGAGGCCGGGGGCAACATTACACCTAACTGGATCGGGAGCCTGTACGACTTCATGACGCCGTACGTGAGCAAGAATACGAGGGGTGCGTACGTGAACTACCGGGACCTTGACATGGGCGTGAACAAGGTTGTGGGCGGGGTCACGTGCTATGAAACTGCCAAGGTGTGGGGCGAGAGGTATTTCGGGGCGGCAAACTTTAGGAGGCTCGCCAAGATCAAGCGCAAGGTGGACGCCACCGACTACTTTCGGAACGAGCAGAGTGTGCCGCCACTTCCCTTGTGCTAGTGGTCAAGCTGTGCAAATCAATCGTGTTTGACCGTATTGTAACTGCTAATAATAATTCTGATGAGCTAAAAAGACATTAACATTTGTCAACATAATTATGAGAAAGTGCTCAGTTCTTTCTTTCTAAAATAAGTTTTCCGTTTTTCTTATTCTCAGCTGCAGGTGAATTTGTGTGAGATTTATGAGATATTTTAAGACTGCGCCACTACCAAGAGGTTACTACTAGGAGGTAAAATATTATAATCTAAGTGCCGAACTATTAGCCGAGTTTATTTTAACGGGCACTCGGCAGAGTGTACCGGCGATAACACTTTGGCACAAAATGACACTTGACAAACCATGATCTTTGTGGGTAATTTTCATCAATATTGGGTAGTTTTAACGGTGGactagaagaattttttttcgaaGAAATGCATCATTCTTTGCTAATACGCACAGATAAGTTATCATTCCTTTTGCGAGGAAATCATACAAAACGCATGCCCTCCGGTCTCCACATGACCCTCGTTGTCTCATCACACGACAAGCAGTCATGCCCTAACATCTTGGGGATCAACTGGAGCACAGAAGATTGCGTTCACCTCTTCTAGACGCCGCCACGCAGCAAAAGTGACGCCGATCTGGAAAGAAAAATAGAGGAGGGTAACTGTATCTCTGaaagagtttttttttttgaaaaggggcaAATGATCAAATACCAGGCAAGTTTGTGGCAAAGATCAGTTACAATGTAAAAGAAGCACAAATTTTGAAAGTCAAAGATTAACTTCTTGAAAATGGAATGACGAGAAAAACAGATAGCCCTGCCCGACGAACAAACAGCCCTGCCCTTCATGAATTTTAAATTGTTCACGACTTTCAGGAAAGAGTTCATGAACATTTAGaagaagttcatgaattttaaaatgttCGTGGTTAGAAATGCAAAGATGAGAAAAGTTCATGATTGTTTAAATG
This region of Triticum aestivum cultivar Chinese Spring chromosome 2D, IWGSC CS RefSeq v2.1, whole genome shotgun sequence genomic DNA includes:
- the LOC123048389 gene encoding berberine bridge enzyme-like Cyn d 4; this translates as MASIALVLAFCFLGFYVPAPSLASSSNNHNDFLRCLSTSIPSQLVLTPSSPSFTPLLVSSIRNARLVAPATANPPLCIVTPTNASHVQAAVRCGRRHSVRVRVRSAGHDNEGLSYRSVTPNGEAFAVIDLSKLHTVHVNPHKATAWVETGATTGELYYRVATAAPGLGFPASVCPTVGVGGIISGGGIGLMMRKYGLSADNVLDASMVDADGNLLANKNAMGDDLFWAIRGGGGGNFGIVLAWKLRLVPVPPKVTFLKVAKTMDQGAVDAVTKWQTLAPVLPDDLSVRVVIQKSQANFQSLYLGNCSTVVATMRSRFPELGVTSADCKEMSWLQYTAYIYFGEAVNSKPLEALLLNRSTTLGPFVKNKSDYVKKALTKETWKKIFLWPNGAGSGQLILEPHGGIMGRISAAKNPFPHRSSVLYNIQYVELWNGKEAGGNITPNWIGSLYDFMTPYVSKNTRGAYVNYRDLDMGVNKVVGGVTCYETAKVWGERYFGAANFRRLAKIKRKVDATDYFRNEQSVPPLPLC